The following coding sequences are from one Shewanella eurypsychrophilus window:
- a CDS encoding lipid A deacylase LpxR family protein has product MSKHLLRYSMLTSSLVLSIPTAFAGQWHLQLDNDIIFGDDGNYTNAIILGWESETQSDLTFAPSPAQWLGMLNFSQSDAEYAWGWKISQQMWTPGLIEIEAPQPQDRPYAGYLAFEGHTAAYSATLAQKNWLSIGVVGPASGNEQVQSFVHKITDSSAPQGWQYQVKNQVTLQAAYEVDALLSRGSAFNSHLIGDTQWDVSGFSHTQAGNFRSETALGLTLRWGNELANSFGRLSQHTGQYGNLSATTKSSNFMVFSRAYVGYRFNDLTLDGSLPYDSLVEMEHKQAGLNTGIIWYHPSWSVAWTFNTYTKEYVSDADKWHGFGSLTVSWHL; this is encoded by the coding sequence TTGTCTAAACATTTATTACGCTACAGCATGCTAACTTCTAGTTTAGTCCTCAGTATTCCTACAGCCTTTGCCGGCCAATGGCATCTTCAACTCGATAATGACATTATTTTCGGTGACGATGGTAACTACACGAATGCCATCATTCTAGGCTGGGAAAGCGAAACTCAATCTGATCTTACATTTGCTCCTAGTCCCGCTCAATGGTTGGGCATGCTTAACTTTTCACAAAGTGATGCTGAATATGCCTGGGGTTGGAAAATCAGCCAACAGATGTGGACTCCAGGTCTAATAGAGATTGAAGCCCCACAACCACAAGATAGACCCTATGCTGGATATTTAGCATTTGAAGGCCACACGGCGGCTTATTCTGCTACTTTGGCTCAAAAAAACTGGTTATCAATAGGCGTCGTTGGACCCGCATCGGGTAACGAGCAAGTTCAGTCCTTTGTGCATAAGATCACCGACTCCTCTGCACCTCAAGGCTGGCAATATCAGGTTAAAAACCAGGTGACACTACAAGCTGCCTATGAAGTTGATGCCCTTTTAAGCAGAGGCTCGGCATTTAATAGCCACTTAATCGGTGATACACAGTGGGATGTCAGTGGCTTTAGCCACACTCAGGCGGGTAATTTTAGGAGTGAAACTGCATTAGGGTTAACACTGCGCTGGGGAAATGAACTGGCAAACTCATTTGGCCGCTTGAGCCAACATACAGGTCAATATGGCAACCTTTCAGCCACAACTAAAAGCAGTAACTTTATGGTCTTTAGCCGCGCCTACGTCGGTTACCGGTTTAATGATCTGACGTTAGATGGCTCGCTTCCCTATGACTCTCTTGTCGAAATGGAGCATAAGCAAGCAGGCTTAAATACCGGGATCATTTGGTATCATCCTAGCTGGTCTGTGGCCTGGACTTTCAACACCTATACCAAAGAATATGTCAGCGACGCTGATAAATGGCACGGCTTTGGTTCATTGACCGTGAGCTGGCATCTATAA
- a CDS encoding response regulator, with translation MSKNANILIVDDTADSRLMLSAMLEGEYDVEEVASGDMCLIKVAKSIPDLILLDVEMPGLSGYEVCVKLRKEYQSESLPIIFVSGLDSYEERLAGFEAGADDYIVKPVEPEILFAKVSHCLAQKNNINQAKDSASEAMGIAMEAMTVSSELGQVVQFIKDAQSIRDADEVGKAIINIISSFGINSVARVDAGKVIYVDCSEESMEAKVLARFVEHNERILSVGIRTIIRDPHIVLLIKDMPLDDEKRCGRFRDHLAVLMDIADAQLANIKARNVMLEQRQEIFTQVISVAEEQIKKTTTRLFEHDQNSQGIMHGMVSELEGMLFGLGLEEDQEKKLMALADQTSLQLQETQGQTKAVSGELGSILESLYDFFNTLNEPSINKNQ, from the coding sequence ATGAGTAAAAATGCCAATATTCTGATTGTAGATGATACTGCGGATAGTCGTTTGATGCTGAGTGCCATGCTTGAAGGTGAGTATGATGTCGAGGAGGTGGCTTCAGGTGATATGTGTTTAATCAAGGTGGCAAAATCAATTCCAGACCTTATCTTATTGGATGTTGAGATGCCTGGACTTTCTGGTTATGAAGTCTGCGTTAAATTGAGAAAAGAGTATCAATCAGAAAGCTTGCCGATCATATTCGTCTCGGGGTTGGACTCTTATGAGGAACGTCTTGCTGGGTTTGAGGCGGGTGCAGATGATTATATTGTTAAACCGGTAGAGCCAGAGATTTTATTCGCCAAAGTATCACACTGTTTAGCGCAAAAAAATAACATCAACCAAGCCAAAGATTCGGCATCTGAGGCTATGGGAATTGCCATGGAGGCGATGACCGTGAGTAGTGAGCTGGGACAAGTTGTTCAATTCATAAAAGATGCTCAATCGATCAGAGATGCCGATGAGGTCGGAAAAGCCATTATCAATATCATCTCTAGCTTCGGCATCAACTCCGTGGCGCGAGTCGATGCAGGAAAAGTCATATATGTTGATTGCAGTGAAGAGAGTATGGAGGCAAAAGTTTTAGCTAGATTCGTCGAACACAATGAACGGATATTGAGTGTTGGTATCCGCACCATCATAAGAGACCCACATATTGTTCTACTCATTAAAGATATGCCACTCGATGATGAGAAACGTTGTGGTCGCTTTAGAGATCATCTCGCTGTGTTGATGGATATTGCCGATGCACAGCTGGCAAATATTAAGGCTCGTAATGTGATGTTAGAGCAGCGTCAGGAGATTTTTACTCAAGTGATCTCGGTGGCAGAAGAGCAGATTAAGAAAACGACCACACGGCTGTTTGAACATGACCAAAATTCTCAGGGGATCATGCATGGTATGGTGTCAGAGTTAGAGGGGATGTTGTTTGGTTTAGGTTTAGAAGAAGACCAAGAGAAGAAGTTGATGGCACTCGCCGATCAGACCTCTTTACAATTGCAGGAGACTCAAGGTCAAACAAAGGCTGTCAGTGGTGAACTGGGCTCCATACTTGAGAGCCTATATGACTTTTTTAATACGCTCAATGAGCCCAGCATCAACAAAAATCAATAA
- a CDS encoding diguanylate cyclase encodes MADQATILLVDDTRTNIQLLAGCLKSQYRLKIAMGGQRCIELAQNPPLPDLILLDVIMPEMDGYQVCRQLKANPITKHIPIIFVTGRDSDEDEEFGLQLGAVDYITKPIRPAIVTARVSTQIQLKHQSDELRNMALHDQLTQLYNRHFLIESANNKLAHVERHGNELSVMMIDIDYFKHVNDEYGHHAGDEVLKGIAEVFKQNSRKEDVVARFGGEEFVILLEHCPLDFAMEKAELLRAKIEALKPSGITITASFGVAQLMEHELTFVDLLSRADAAVYKAKDQGRNQVVAAEVDVIGLELEKKIV; translated from the coding sequence ATGGCTGATCAGGCTACAATTTTATTGGTTGATGATACACGCACTAACATTCAATTATTAGCTGGGTGTTTAAAGAGTCAGTATCGGCTGAAAATAGCTATGGGTGGACAACGCTGTATTGAACTCGCACAAAACCCACCTTTACCCGATCTTATTTTACTGGATGTGATCATGCCTGAAATGGATGGTTATCAAGTATGCCGACAGTTGAAAGCTAATCCCATTACAAAGCACATTCCGATTATTTTTGTTACCGGTAGAGATTCTGATGAAGATGAAGAGTTTGGCTTACAGCTAGGGGCTGTAGATTACATCACAAAGCCTATCCGTCCGGCGATAGTCACAGCCAGAGTATCAACACAAATTCAGCTCAAGCATCAAAGCGATGAGCTGCGAAATATGGCGCTGCATGATCAACTGACCCAACTTTATAATCGCCATTTTCTCATTGAGTCTGCCAATAACAAACTGGCTCATGTTGAAAGGCATGGTAATGAGCTATCAGTCATGATGATAGATATTGATTACTTCAAGCATGTTAATGATGAGTATGGTCACCATGCGGGTGATGAAGTCCTTAAGGGCATCGCTGAAGTATTTAAACAGAACAGTCGAAAAGAGGATGTCGTTGCCCGGTTTGGTGGCGAAGAATTTGTTATTTTGCTAGAACATTGTCCGCTTGATTTTGCGATGGAAAAAGCAGAATTATTAAGAGCAAAAATTGAAGCGCTTAAGCCCTCAGGTATCACCATTACCGCCAGCTTTGGGGTGGCTCAACTAATGGAACATGAGCTCACATTCGTTGATTTACTTTCTCGAGCTGATGCTGCCGTGTATAAAGCAAAAGATCAAGGGCGTAATCAAGTCGTTGCAGCAGAAGTTGATGTCATTGGGCTTGAATTAGAAAAGAAGATAGTCTGA